GTCCTGTTGCAGTTCTCGCATTCGAATTTGGTGTACTCGCGCACCATGAGGATCAGAGCATGTCGGTGCAGATAAAGTATGTTAGATTTTGTGTTCCTCTCGCTCACACCAACATATAGCCAGGAACACAAAATCTAACAATGCTTTTCAATCCCCAAAACAAATCAAACCTATGCAAGGACCAGGTATGCAGGACGGAGACGAACAGCGCATGACCGCTAGTCTTCTGAAGTATCTTACAAAAAACAGGATGCATGACGAGTACTGTCTGAAGGACCCGGGCGACATCGAACTATTCGAAGAGATCGAACGCATCGTCAGGGAACTACCCTCCTCGGAGAAGAACCTTGACGTACGTACCTTATGGATCAGCATACCCCGCGGCCCCATCGAGGACTTCGGCGATTACGAGGACTACAAGGAAGATTACAACTACGAGGAATTCGTAAATCTTTGGAAGTACGAACATCCTGATGAAAAGGATTGGTATGTATTCCAGTATGAAAAAATACCCTGGGGCCCCAGATATGTCGCCTTGGGTAATTTGGGCTTGTTCTGCGAAGAAGAAGACAAATCGTTTAGGGATTATTCAAGGGGCCACACCGGTCTTCTGAAATGGCTGGTGGGTATACTGAGAGAGACCGTGGATTCCGTGAAGGACGGCACATATCACGACTTGGTCGTCAGCCAACTGCCCATAGGTTACCGCAAGGGAGTGGTCAAAAGATCGGATATCTGGAAAAGCGGATATTGGTCCAGAGATGACGATCTTGACGGCATCACCGACGAGGAGATTGAGAGATTCATCGAACTGGTGGACGGGGGGATTGAACAGGAACCTAAGGAAAAACTGGAATCTATGACCTTGAATGATTATCTGACACTGTGTTCGGTATGTTTCAGAATATTCGGGAGGGACATTGCGGATAAATCCCCCGCAGAACAGTTCAAAAGGTTCGCCGATGGACGTGACGAGGGCCTGCTGGAGCTAGATCCGGATGATCCGGATGCGTTCAGACTGTTCTGCAAGAGTTCCCACAGCGGCCATGTTTGGGAGATTTTTCCGGGCCATAGCTATTCCCGCATACACCTGTATCCCCACACTGACGAGAACGGATGGTATCTTTACCTGAACGGACCGTTCCATCGCAATCACTTTGTGCACATCGCCCTGGAATTGACCTCCATGGGAATCCCGATGAAGATATACGAAGCGAGCAAGGTCGTAAACGCCCTGAAGGGAGAGGATTACATCGGGATTATGCCGAGGGGGAGTTTTCCGCAGTATTGCAGCCATCTCTTCACTGAACACGAAGTTATGGACTGCCTCTCGTTCAGGGAGGAAATGCTGGAGAAATTCGGAGATATGATCGAATGGTACGCGGTGAACACATTCTACCCTGTAATATCAGACTCTTCTAAAAAGGACTGAAATAACGCAAACAGAGGTGAATCGATGGATAGTGAACTTAAGAAATTATGTAAAATGGACAGTACCTCAGACATAATTGGTGATATGGAACAAATTATCAATCGTTCCCGTAACATAGCATATCTGTACGTAAACAGAGCCCTGGTTCTACGCAACTGGTTGATTGGAAGAAGAATTGATCAGGAGATTCTAAAGGATCAAAGTTTCGAAGATAATTATGGTAAGAAACTGATTGGCCTCTTTCTGAAAAACAGTGGGTAATCGGTTGGACAAAAGTACAAACGTCTGATTCCACATTCCGTTTCCATGAATCCTCTCAACAGTTTCATGGAGAAGGCAATCGGAATCGTCCCGCCTTGGTTCGTGAAGTCTGTGGAATATGACGGGGTGGAGACCGTCAATGTCGAATTGGGATTCGACAGGAAGCACAGGCCGGCTGCTCCGGCCTGTCCCCGCTGCGGCGGGGAATGCAGCTATTACGATATGGTGGAGAAGACCTGGAGACACACGGATGTCTGCGACTGGATGTGTATCGTTCACGGTGTAATCCCCAGAGTGAAATGCGGATCATGCGGCAGCGTGACCAGAATCAACGCCCCCTGGGCATCGGATTCCATCAGCAAGTTCACGCAGAAATTCGAGGAGAAGGTCATCGGTCTGACGAAGAAGATGCCCGTCTCCGACGTATGCAAAGAGATGCGGCTTGACGACAGCACGGTCTGGACCATCATCGAAAGACACGTGGACCGCTGCATGGATCATCAGGATCTGGCTTATGTGGACACTTATTACGTGGACGAGAAATGCATCAGGAAAGGCCGCCGTTATCTCAGTACCTTCCTGGACCAGAACCACAGGGTAATCTATGTGGGAGAGGACAACACCTCCGAGACGGTGAGAGGATTCAGGGAACATCTGGAATCCCGCAACGGATGTGCCGGTAACATCCGGCACATCAGCATGGACATGGGCGCCGGTTTCAAGAAAGGTGCCGAAGAGTACTTTCCCGACGCCGAACCGACGTTCGACAGATTCCATGTCACCGAACACATGACCGAAGCAGTCAACGATACCAAGAAACGCGAATACTGCGACCTGGTGAACTACACTCCCGACGAACGGGGGATGATGAAAGGGCAGAAGTACCTGTTCCTGAAGAACTACGACAACCTGGATGACGGGAAGAAAGGGAAACTGCACGATCTGCTGTCGATATTCCACGATCTGGGAATAGTGTACAGGTTCAAAGAGACCTTACGGAAACTCTGGGACATGTCCTGCAAGTTTGATGCGTGGAAATTCCTGATGGATTGGATCGAGTCTGCCAGGAGAACAGGGATTCCGGAATTGATCAAGGTGACGAACCTGCTGGAGAATCATTCGAAAGGTATTCTCAATTGGTATGATTCGCATATCAGCAACGGTGTGATGGAAGGGTTCAACAGCGTTCTTCATGCATTCAAAGGCCGTGCAAGGGGATACCGCAGTTTCGAGAGATACCGGACGATGATCTACCTCCGCTGTTCCGGATTGTGCTGACTCTTGTAGGTAGACAGGTAGGGGGCAGTCCCTATGTTCAACGGACGTATGACGAGGGGGAGCCCGTCCTCCCCCGAGGAATACGTACGCTTCTCGGTGTTTTCCTGATTGTGACAGATTTTGTTAACGTGCAATCGCGGGTGCGATTGCACTTATTTCGTTCTGGCCCACTGAAAATCAGAAAGAACCACTGATTGTGGACCTATCTAGAAAACTTACCTCCGAATACGGTAAGGGATTCAGCCCTAGCACCCTCTATAAGTATGTCAGATTCTACAAACTGTTTCCGAAGATATTGTCCACAGTGTGGACACAATCTTTTTCCTGCCTGTCATGGAGTCATTACCGCTTATTGATAGGAGTTGTAAATGATGATGCCAGAGTGTGGTATGAAAGGGAAGCTGCTGAGGAATCATAGGCCGTGAGAACTCTACAACGCAATAAAGAGTCCCAGTACTACTTTAGAATGATAAAGGCCCCTAATCCAGAAGATCCGTGAGAACGATACGGTACAAGGCGTTCCCACTGAATCGGGGATAATCGATTTTTTCCAAAGTTTTTTGAATTATTTCGACTAATTATGATTAACAAAACAACAGGTGACTGCAATCACCTGTGGTTGGAGAACATCCTCACCAGATTGTTGCCCAGGGACCTTATTTAGTATTTAAATTGCAACATATATGGGGGGGGGAATTATACACATTCATTGCAACAAATCAGGTGGTGGGGAGAAGCCCACCCACTCAAAGTGTTAAAGAACCTTTTTCAAGGATTAATCCGCTTCATAAAACATGAACAGCAAGGATGAAATCGTCAGGATGTTCGACGGCGACAGAGGGGATGCCCACCCTCCCGCAATCTTCACCCAGTCTGGGACTGTCGGACAGATGGACTCCTGCGGATCTCACTGGCCGGAAGCCAACTTCGATGCAGAGAAGATGGCGGAGCTCGCACTTCAGACCAATAAGATATTCGGTTTCGCCACCGTCAGAGTGCCGTTCTGCATTACCGTGGATGCGGATGCATTCGGATGCGGGATTTATCCCGGAAGCAACGACTCACAGCCCTCGGTGGAATCATTCAGATACTGTCCCGAAGGGGAGATCCTCGATGTCCCGGAGGACCTCATTTCTCCGGACGAATTCATCACAAGCAAAAGACCCAGCATCGTAAAGGAAGCTGCGGATATCCTCTCCAAAAACGAGGACCTCTTCCTGATTGCGGCAGTCAACGGACCCATGGCCTGCGTCAACAACCTGCTCGGCATGGAGAACACCATGATGGCACTCATGATGGAACCGGACAGAATGTATTCATGGCTGAAGGCGGTGACCCCGCATCTCTCCGAGTTCGCCCGTGTCCTATCCGAAACCGCGGATTGCATAATGATTACGGAGGAGGCATCTTCGGAGTTCACCCCTCCGGAATACTTCGACGACGTTTTCCAGGCTTATATCCCGGATGTCATCGCAGGCGCCCACAAAGGAGCGTTCTGCACCACCCACACCTGCGGAGAGACCCTCGACATCGCAGACAGACTCTGTGCCCTCGGACAGGACGGGATCTCCCTCCAGACCGACAGCGACCCTGATGCATACATGCAGGCAATGGGCAAGGAGATCGTAAAACTGGGCGGAGTCCGTCCAGTGGATACGCTTATGATGAAAAAGCCGGAGGATGTTCTCGCAGAAGCAAAGCATGCCGCCGAAATAGGATTCGACATCGTCACCCCCGAATGCGGTGTGCCTCCTCAGACTCCGAACGAGAACCTGATGGCACTGGCACATTACCGCGAACACTGAGTCGTGTAAACATGGGAGAGAACACGATCGTCACCGGCCGCTTCATACTGGCGGCGGCCTCGTGCTTCTTCATGACGGTCGTGTTCTTCGCCCATTTCAGTTCCATCCCGTCGTATTCGATAACCGTCCTCGGCACCGATGCCACGGTGGCCGGTTTCGTGGCAGGCATCTTCATCGTAGGGGATATCGCGGGCCGTCTCCTTCTGGGCAGACATGTATGGAGATTCGGTCCCAACAGGCTCTGCTTCCTGTCCATGGCCGCAGGCACTGCGATTTCGATCCTTTACCTCCTGACCGAGAATGTTCCTGCACTCTGCATCATAGGATTGGTTCACGGATTCACGTACGGCGTGGCTGAACTCGCTGTATTCGCAAGAGTCACGGCCGACCTCTCTCCCAGTGTCCGCGGCAGAGGTCTCGGGTATTTCACCCTGAGCTACAGCCTCGCCAGTGCAGTGGGTCCGCTGCTCAGCATCCACCTGGTAAATGTCGGTCTCTTTCGTGAGATATTCCTGCTGGGGCTGGTTGCTTCTGCCGCCTCCGCAGCGTGTGCGCTATTCCTCGGAAAAGATACGGAGAGAGGACAGATCCGTAAGACCCAGACAGCGGATTACCGGCCTATATTACGTAAGACTCTGCCCATATCGATGGTCCTGCTGATATTCCTGATATCCTACTCCGGGGTGCTCACATTCATCGCCCCCTACGGAATCGAACTGGGGATGGAAACGTACACAGCCGTGTTCTTCGTGGTGCTGTCGGTGGCCACCGTCGTCAGCAGACTGGGCATCATGGGGAAATACGATACTGTGGGTCCGGACCCCATACTGATCCCGCTGATTGTTCTGTATATCCTCGGCATGCTACTCCTGGGTGCGGCCCCCTTCGGAGAGGCCATCCTGGTGTCCGCCTTCGTGATAGGCCTGGCGCTGGCGGCCCTCGGTTCCGCCGGCAATGTCATGGCGGTGGAGGGGCTGGACATAAGGGCCCAGGGCATGGCGCTGGCCGTGGTGCAGGTCTTCATCGACCTGTCCTACATCGTCGGACCAGTGGCATACGGATATGCGGTGTCATCCGTGGGGTACTCCGAATGTTATACTGTCATGGCCGCGGTAGGTCTTGTGGCCCTTCTCGTATATCTCCTGACCTGCTCCCCATCCGTCCGCGGACGCATGGCGGGCAAAAGATGAATAAACGTTAATTTGAATAGTACGAAACGCCATCCGCTTATGACGATGAAGCATCTGTTCAACATCAGCGTATTCCATCTCCCCGACGAGCTGAAAGCTGCCAGGGAGTTCGTAAAGGACCCGGCCAACCGCACCGACGGTCTGGAGATCCTCACGGGCTACGATCCGATTCCGAAGCCCATGGCAGAGTGCATGATCGGTGTCCATCTGCCCTACGCCACCGACTGGTACGGCCCGTTCACAGGGAAGAGACAGGTGCCCGAATCGAAACAGCAGGAATTCGCCAGATGGAACTCCTACGGGAAGGACCGGAAGGAGATCGTGGAAAACATCCGCATCATGATGAAATGCGCAGGAGACCTGAATCCCGCGTATGGGGTGTTCCATGCCGCCTCCGGCAACTACGATGAGATCACGGGTGTAGAATTCACCGATGATCCTGACTCCGTGGTGAGGACGATGTGCGAGATGCTCAACGAGGCATGCTCCGTTTTCCCCGGAGGCAAGCCCCCTCTCAGACTGGTATTCGAGAACACCTGGTGTCCCGGACTCATGATGCAGGACAACAGGGGATTGGATATACTCGAGAACAAGCTCGAATTCGACAACTGGGGCATCTGCCTCGACACCGGCCACCTGCTGGTCTCCATGGGAAGCGTCCATTCGGAGCCCGAGGCCCTGGATAGACTGAACGCCTGCATCGATAGATATTCTTCAGATATGAAGGACAGGATCACCAACGTCCATCTCCATGTGAACACCACCGCGGAGTACATGCGCAGTTTTAGGAAGCCCGACACCACGGGTATGAGCGCGGAGGAACGCATCCTCTTCGCCCACCACCACATCGGGACCATGGACGCGCATCAGCCATTCACCGACCCTGGTGTGAAGGATCTGGTGGACAGACTCGCCCCCGATTACCTGATCCACGAGATGGGTTCAATAACCTCCGAAGGACAGATGAGGCAGCACAGGATTCAAAGGAGCCTCTTCCCATGAAGGTCCCGGACCATATCGAGGTTCGCGGTGCAAGGATCCACAACCTCAAGGATATCGATGTCGACATACCTCTCAACAAGGTCGTGGGAATCGCCGGAGTTTCCGGTTCGGGGAAATCCTCCCTCGCCCTCGGCACTCTCTATTCGGAAGGTTCCAGACGTTATCTGGAAGCCCTCTCCACCTACACCCGCAGACGCATGACCCAGGCATCGCGTTCCGAGGTCGACGACGTCCGCTATGTGCCTGCCGCTTTGGCACTTCATCAGCGTCCCGGGGTGCCCGGGATCAGGAGCACGTTCGGTACTTCCACGGAGCTGCTCAACAGCATCAGGCTCATGTTCTCCAGGCTCGCCAACCACCGCTGCCCCAACGGCCACTACCTGGAACCGAGCATCAACTTCGCGGGCATGCTTGAGATCAGATGCCCCGTATGCGGTGCCGAGGTCTCACCCCCTAGCGCAGAGGAACTTGCTTTCAACAGCACCGGCGCATGCAGGGAATGCAACGGTACCGGCGTGGTTCAGGAAGTGGACGAGACCACCCTGGTCCCCGACGAGAACAAGACCATCGACGAAGGTGCCGTTGCCCCGTGGCAGACCCTCATGTGGTCCCTGATGAAGGATATCGCAAGGGATATGGGAGTGCGTACCGACGTCCCGTTCAAGGACCTCACCGAGAAGGAGAGGTGGATAGTCTTCCACGCTCCGGCCGAGAAGAAGCACCTGCTCTATTACAACGAGAAATCCGGTAACGCGGGGGAGATGGACTTCACCTACTACAACGCAATTTATACCGTTGAGAACGCCCTCGCCAAAGTCAAGGACGAGAAGGGGATGAAGAGGGTGGAGAGGTTCCTCAAGAGCAGTACCTGCCCCTGCTGCCACGGATCCAGATTGTGCGAGCGGGCCAGGGAACCACTTCTCAGGGGAATCTCCCTCGACAAGGTATGCGAGATGACCCTCTCGGATCTCGTGGAATGGGTCAAAGGCGTTCCCGATTCCCTCCCCTCCGAGATGAAACAGATGGCAGAGAACATCTGCGAGTCGTTCCATGACACAGCAGCACGTTTGATGGATCTGGGTCTGGGATACCTGACCCTCGACCGCCCCACATCCACCCTGTCCACCGGAGAAAGACAGCGCACTCAGATGGCAAGGTCCGTACGCAACAGGACCACCGGCGTACTGTACGTCCTCGACGAACCGTCCATCGGTCTCCACCCCTCCAACATCGAAGGGCTCATCGGAGTCATGGATGCCCTGATCGCCGATGGAAACTCGATCGTATTGGTCGACCACGATACACAGATCCTGCGCCGTTCCGACTGGATGGTCGAGCTCGGACCCAAAGCCGGGGCCGAAGGAGGCAACATCATAGCCGAAGGCACCGTGGAGGACCTGGAGAAGAATCCGAAATCAATCATAGGTCCCTTCCTCGAGGACGGTAATCCCGGACTGCGTCCCCGCACCCCGGCCGAGAAGATGTTCGAACTAGGTACCATCGAGATGAAGACAGACCGCATCCATACCGTCAAACCGCTGGACGTGAAGATCCCCAAAGGGAGGTTCACGGTCGTGACCGGTATGTCGGGAAGCGGGAAGACCACCATGGCCCTGGACAGCCTGATACCTGCCCTGGAGGCGAAAATCGAGGGTAAACCGCTGCCGCAGCACGTGAAGTCCATCTCTGCGGAAGGCATCGAACATGTGAAGCTCATCGATGCCACCCCGATAGGGATCAACATCCGTTCCACCGTGGCCACCTACGCCAACATCCATGATGAACTCCGTAAAGTTTTCGCAAAGACCCAGAAGGCAAAAGAAGCAGGCGTCAAAGCGGGAGATCTTTCATACAACACGGGATCGCTCCGCTGCCCTACCTGCGACGGAACTGGCGCCATCAGCCTCGATGTTCAGTTCCTTCCGGATGTGGACATCCCCTGCCCCGACTGCGGAGGCTCCCGTTACTGCCAAAAGGCATTCACCCTGACCAGGACCCGGAAGGACGGCTCAGTGCAATCCCTGCCGCAGCTCATGGAACTCAGCGTCAACGAGGCACTGGCACTATGCGACGATCTGTCTGTCGTGAAGTCACGTCTGAAGGTCCTGCAGGAAGTCGGACTCGGTTATCTAACCTTGGGAGAGGCCACTCCCGGCCTGTCCGGAGGGGAGGCACAGAGGCTCAAACTCGCCAGCGAGATGGGCCGCGGACAGGACGACACCGTATTCGTATTCGATGAACCGACCATAGGTCTCCACCCGCTCGACGTGCAGGTCCTCATGGGCATATTCCAGCATCTCATCGAGAAAGGTGCCACGGTCGTTGTCATTGAGCACGACCTGGACGTCATCCGCTCCGCCGATTATGTCATAGACCTCGGCCCGAAAGGGGGGGAGCAGGGCGGCAGGATTGTGGTCGCAGGCACTCCTGAAGAGGTCAAAGCCTGTCCCGAGAGCATGACCGGCAGGTATCTCTGACTGGTATCCTCCCGGATACCGTCCGTTTATAGACGTTGATGAGAATCAAGGTATCGTCATGATAAGGAACATCGTGAAGATCGACAGCGAGAAGTGCACCGGATGCGGTGCCTGTGCGGAAGCCTGCGCCGAAGGAGCGATTCGTATGATTGACGGCAAGGCAGTACTGGTAAGCGATGCCTACTGCGACGGGCTCGGCGCATGTCTGCCTGCCTGTCCGGCGGATGCCATCTCCATCGAGAAGCGCGAAGCTGTTCCTTTCGAAGAGCCTCCCTCGGCGAAGAAACCCGAAACCATCCCTATGGCATCCTCCATCCCGATGGCAGGGTGCTCCGGTTCCGGCCCCCGCAGGATCCAGCACACTCCTTCCGCTCAGACCGGGGATGTCTCCGGACAGCTGTCCCAGTGGCCCGTACAGCTGCGTCTGGTGCCGGCTTCCGCACCCTATCTGGAGAATTGCGACCTCCTCCTCGCTTCGGATTGCTCCGCATTCGCCTGCGGCAACTTCCACGAACGCTTCATCAAGGGCAGGATCGTACTCATCGGATGTCCCAAACTGGACCCCGCCGAGTCCTGGAAGAAGCTCTCGGACATAGTGGCACAGCACAGCATCAGGAGCATCACCGTCACCAGGATGGAGGTTCCCTGCTGCTCAGGACTGGCCAATGCCGCCGTATCCGCCGTGGAGAAGAGCGGTAAGATCATTCCTGTCAAGGTGTTCACCGTCTATCCGGACGGAAATGTCAGGGAAAACTGAGATCTCTGCTAGATTCAGGGAAAAGCCTTTTTAACCCTGCAAGGAAATTCTAACCGCAGATGCTCCCTGCAGCGGACAATTCAAGGATAATTAACGCTGTAATTCAAGAAGCGCGGGAAAAGGGCATCCAGAGACTCACCATATCTGGTGTCGCCAAGCGGTGTAATTGCAGCAGGCAAACCCTATATTACCACCATCTCGGTGGGATGGATCGCATCATCGATTACATGATATGCGAGGACCAAGACAGTATTATCGATGTCTCGGACAGTGTTCCGTATTGGAAACGCGAGACATACCGTCTGTTCCGTTCACTGAACGAAAGAGACGATTTCTTCAAAGGCATCTACGGGACCAAGTACCGCCAGACCCTTCTGGATTCTGTGAAGAGCCATGTCCGCAAGGACATAGTTCCGGACTTCCTCTCGAACCATCGCAGAGGGGACAACCCTAAGGAATGGGATACTTTGGCAGACCTCCTCACCCACCTCTTCACGGGGATGTTCGAGGAGTGCGTCGACTCCAAGGAGACGACCGACCCCGACAAGATGATGGGTAGGATCGAGAGATTGTGCGGTGCGTCGATGCACAGGATGATTGACGATTATCTCGCATTCTCCGGTGCAAATTAAGAACAAAGACCCCGGGATCCAATATCCCGGGGGAATGGATTTTCACCTCAGGCAGAGGGCCCTGAAGGCATCCTCTGACTGATCGAGAAGAGCGTCCTTGTCCATGGTCAGGATGTTCCTGTCCTCGACGACGAGGTCACCCTGGCACATCACGGTCTTGACGTTCGCATTGCACATGGAGTAGGCCATGTTGGCGATGATGTTCTCGGGCAGGAGGGGCCTCATGTTGGGTGCCTTTCCGTCGATGACCACGAGATCGGCGAACTTGCCCACTTCGATAGAACCGAGGGAATCCTGCATGCCGATGGCCTTGGCACCGTTGATGGTGACGATGTCGAGCAGCTCCTGGGCGGGGGTGACGGTGGGGTCCCACCTGCTGGACTTCTGAAGGAGTCCGAGGGCCCTCATCTCGGCGATCATGTCGAGGGTGTTGTTGGTGGTGCTTCCGTCGGTTCCGAGGGATACGTTGACGCCGTACTTGTTGAACTCAGGGACGGGTGCGACACCTCCGGTGGCAAGTTTCATGTTGGACACGGGGCAGGAGGAGACGGACATTCCGGTTTCTCCCATGAGCTTGACCTCCCTCATGGTGAGCCATGCGGAGTGGGCGGTGATCATGCGGGGTCCGAGGACTCCGATGTCGTACAGCCACTCGGCGGGCCTCTTGCCGGTGAGCTTCTTGTGCTCGTTGACCTCTCCGCGGGTCTCGGACAGGTGCATGGTGATAGGACATCCGACCTCATCGGAGAAGGCCTTGGTCTCCACGCAGGTCTCTTCGTTGCAGACATATACTCCCTGGAGAGAAGCTCCGGGAATAATCTTCCTCTCGTTCTTGAACTTCTGATAGAAGTTCTTGCAGTTCTGGAGAGGGTTGCCCTTCTGAGTGGTCTTGTCCTCGTCGAGGCAGCACCAGCAGCAGACTCCTCTGAGTCCCGCTTCCTGGGTGGCTTTGGCGATGACATCCTCGGAATAGTAGAAGTCCACAAAGGTGGTGGTTCCGGAGAGCATCATCTCCATGCATCCGATCTTGGTGCCGAGGGCAAGGTCTGCATCGGTACGGTCGGCATCGATCTTGAAGGTCTTGTCGAGGAAGTCAGGGAAGAGAAGATCGTCGACGACGCCCTTCATCACGGTCATGGCGATGTGGGTGTGGGTGTTGACCATTCCGGGCATGACGATGTCGCCGGAGCAGTCGATCTCCCTGTCGGCTGTACCGTTGAATTTAGGTCCGACGGAGACTATCCTCTCACCGTCGACGACGACGTCCCCTCTGAGGACATCGCGGTTGGCGTTCTGGGTGACGATCCATGCGTCACGGAAGACTGTAATCATGAAACGGTGAACGGAACTTCCTGTTTAATAGTTACTTAGTCGCGCGCCCGCCCACGGACAAAACAAAATACTGCAAATCCCTTCGGATGCTGATAAGATGGTCTACCGTATCACATTCCTGGGAACCGGCGGAGGGAGGCACACTACGATGTACCAAACCCGCTGCACCGGAGGTATGCTCTTCGAGCACGGTGAGCCATCGCACTATCTTCACATAGACCCCGGACCGGGTGCACTCACACAGATGAGACGCATTCATTACGATCTCGGGAAGACGGAATCCGTCATCATCTCCCATGCCCATCCCGACCACTATTCAGATGCCCCCTCTGTGATCGAGGGAATGACACGCGGAGGATGGGTCAAAAGGGGTTCGACCTACGGAAGTCCCTCAGTGATCGAGGGGATGGAAGGTCTCGGACCGTGCCTGTCCCCGTACCATCTGGGTCTTACGGAAAAGACCGTATCGTTCAGACCCGGGGATGTCCTTGACGTGGACGGTATGAAGACCGAGATCTGCCGGGCCAAACACAGCGACCCCTGCAACGTCGGTTTCAGATTCGACACCCCCTACGGTGTCGTATCCTACGTCAGCGACACCGATTACGAGGAGGAAATAGGAGAACAGTACAAGGGCAGCAGGGTGCTCATCCTGCCGGTCACCACCCCGCATAACAACCGCATCAAATACCACCTGTGCACCGATACCGCCATCGAGATGGTGGATCAGGTGAAACCGGAACTATGCATATTCATCCACCTGGGTATCGTCATGATCAAACACGACCCTGCCGGACAGGCGGCCATGTGCGAGGATGCCACCGGAGTCAGGACGGTGGCCGGAGAGGACCTCATGACCCTGGACATAGACCGTGAGCTCTCTTTGGGAAAGGCACAGACCTATCCCGACGACGAGTGGATACCCGGATGGGCACCGGACATGCCGGAGGGAAAGAGATGAGCCTGGAAGACGAGATACTGGTGAGGATACGCCCCACCGCGGAGGAGACCGCACGCATTGATGCTGTGGCCAAACACCTGGTGGACTTCGTCCGCAGCTACATGGACGAGCATGGTATCGATGCGGAGCTCAAACTGGTCGGCTCCTACTCCAAAG
The sequence above is a segment of the methanogenic archaeon ISO4-H5 genome. Coding sequences within it:
- a CDS encoding transposase is translated as MNPLNSFMEKAIGIVPPWFVKSVEYDGVETVNVELGFDRKHRPAAPACPRCGGECSYYDMVEKTWRHTDVCDWMCIVHGVIPRVKCGSCGSVTRINAPWASDSISKFTQKFEEKVIGLTKKMPVSDVCKEMRLDDSTVWTIIERHVDRCMDHQDLAYVDTYYVDEKCIRKGRRYLSTFLDQNHRVIYVGEDNTSETVRGFREHLESRNGCAGNIRHISMDMGAGFKKGAEEYFPDAEPTFDRFHVTEHMTEAVNDTKKREYCDLVNYTPDERGMMKGQKYLFLKNYDNLDDGKKGKLHDLLSIFHDLGIVYRFKETLRKLWDMSCKFDAWKFLMDWIESARRTGIPELIKVTNLLENHSKGILNWYDSHISNGVMEGFNSVLHAFKGRARGYRSFERYRTMIYLRCSGLC
- a CDS encoding MFS transporter, whose protein sequence is MGENTIVTGRFILAAASCFFMTVVFFAHFSSIPSYSITVLGTDATVAGFVAGIFIVGDIAGRLLLGRHVWRFGPNRLCFLSMAAGTAISILYLLTENVPALCIIGLVHGFTYGVAELAVFARVTADLSPSVRGRGLGYFTLSYSLASAVGPLLSIHLVNVGLFREIFLLGLVASAASAACALFLGKDTERGQIRKTQTADYRPILRKTLPISMVLLIFLISYSGVLTFIAPYGIELGMETYTAVFFVVLSVATVVSRLGIMGKYDTVGPDPILIPLIVLYILGMLLLGAAPFGEAILVSAFVIGLALAALGSAGNVMAVEGLDIRAQGMALAVVQVFIDLSYIVGPVAYGYAVSSVGYSECYTVMAAVGLVALLVYLLTCSPSVRGRMAGKR
- a CDS encoding methylcobalamin:coenzyme M methyltransferase MtaA5, with translation MNSKDEIVRMFDGDRGDAHPPAIFTQSGTVGQMDSCGSHWPEANFDAEKMAELALQTNKIFGFATVRVPFCITVDADAFGCGIYPGSNDSQPSVESFRYCPEGEILDVPEDLISPDEFITSKRPSIVKEAADILSKNEDLFLIAAVNGPMACVNNLLGMENTMMALMMEPDRMYSWLKAVTPHLSEFARVLSETADCIMITEEASSEFTPPEYFDDVFQAYIPDVIAGAHKGAFCTTHTCGETLDIADRLCALGQDGISLQTDSDPDAYMQAMGKEIVKLGGVRPVDTLMMKKPEDVLAEAKHAAEIGFDIVTPECGVPPQTPNENLMALAHYREH
- a CDS encoding 4Fe-4S ferredoxin iron-sulfur binding domain-containing protein, whose product is MIRNIVKIDSEKCTGCGACAEACAEGAIRMIDGKAVLVSDAYCDGLGACLPACPADAISIEKREAVPFEEPPSAKKPETIPMASSIPMAGCSGSGPRRIQHTPSAQTGDVSGQLSQWPVQLRLVPASAPYLENCDLLLASDCSAFACGNFHERFIKGRIVLIGCPKLDPAESWKKLSDIVAQHSIRSITVTRMEVPCCSGLANAAVSAVEKSGKIIPVKVFTVYPDGNVREN
- a CDS encoding excinuclease ABC A subunit UvrA — translated: MKVPDHIEVRGARIHNLKDIDVDIPLNKVVGIAGVSGSGKSSLALGTLYSEGSRRYLEALSTYTRRRMTQASRSEVDDVRYVPAALALHQRPGVPGIRSTFGTSTELLNSIRLMFSRLANHRCPNGHYLEPSINFAGMLEIRCPVCGAEVSPPSAEELAFNSTGACRECNGTGVVQEVDETTLVPDENKTIDEGAVAPWQTLMWSLMKDIARDMGVRTDVPFKDLTEKERWIVFHAPAEKKHLLYYNEKSGNAGEMDFTYYNAIYTVENALAKVKDEKGMKRVERFLKSSTCPCCHGSRLCERAREPLLRGISLDKVCEMTLSDLVEWVKGVPDSLPSEMKQMAENICESFHDTAARLMDLGLGYLTLDRPTSTLSTGERQRTQMARSVRNRTTGVLYVLDEPSIGLHPSNIEGLIGVMDALIADGNSIVLVDHDTQILRRSDWMVELGPKAGAEGGNIIAEGTVEDLEKNPKSIIGPFLEDGNPGLRPRTPAEKMFELGTIEMKTDRIHTVKPLDVKIPKGRFTVVTGMSGSGKTTMALDSLIPALEAKIEGKPLPQHVKSISAEGIEHVKLIDATPIGINIRSTVATYANIHDELRKVFAKTQKAKEAGVKAGDLSYNTGSLRCPTCDGTGAISLDVQFLPDVDIPCPDCGGSRYCQKAFTLTRTRKDGSVQSLPQLMELSVNEALALCDDLSVVKSRLKVLQEVGLGYLTLGEATPGLSGGEAQRLKLASEMGRGQDDTVFVFDEPTIGLHPLDVQVLMGIFQHLIEKGATVVVIEHDLDVIRSADYVIDLGPKGGEQGGRIVVAGTPEEVKACPESMTGRYL